From Hoeflea sp. 108:
GTCGACCTTGTGGCGGTGGTGCATCTCGAGAATTTCGATGTCGAAATCTTCGGGCCCGAGCGCCTGTGCCGCCTTCTCGACCAGAACGGAGAGGAGATTCACGCCGAGGCTCATATTGCCCGACTTGACGATGGTGGCATGGCGCGCGGCTGCCGCGATCCTGGCGTCGTCCTCGGTGGAGCAGCCAGTGGTGCCGATAACATGGGCGATGCGCGCCTGCGCGGCATAGCCGGCGAATTCGACTGTCGCAGCCGGCACGGTGAAGTCGAGCACGCCATCGGCCTTGGCGAAGGCGGCGAGCGGGTCGTCGCTGACGGCGACGTTGATGATGCCGATGCCGGCGAGTTCGCCTGCGTCCTTGCCGAGATGCGGCGAGCCGGAACGTTCGATCGCGCCGACGATGCGCACGCCATCCATGGCATGGACCGTCCGCAAGAGCACCTGGCCCATCCGCCCGGCCGCACCGACCACCACCAGACCCATCTCGCTCATGTCAGGCTCCCTGTCGCTGCGTCATGCAGCGCTTTTATGCAGTCTCTACCGTATCGTCGACCAGTCCCAGCGCCGCCTCATCGTGCAGATTGTGGAAGCGGGCGTAAATGCTGCTCGGGTCGGCCATCAGCTCGGCATGCGTACCTTGTTCCACCAGGCGTCCTTGCTCCAGCACCACGATATGGTCGGCATTGATGACCGTCGAGAGGCGATGGGCGATGACGATGGTGGTGCGCCCTTGCGTGGCGGTGGCAAGCGCTGCCTGAACGCGCGCCTCGGACTCGTTGTCGAGCGCCGAGGTCGCCTCGTCGAGCAAAAGGATCGGCGCGTTGCGCACCAGCGCACGGGCGATGGAGACGCGCTGGCGCTGGCCGCCCGACAGGGTTGAGCCACTCTCGCCGACTGCAGTGTCGTAGCCGTCAGGCTGCTCCAGGATGAAGTCGTCGGCGAAGGCTTGCTTGGCCGCGTAGCGGATGTCCTGGTCGGTGGCATCAGGACGGCCATAGCGGATGTTGTCGGC
This genomic window contains:
- the dapB gene encoding 4-hydroxy-tetrahydrodipicolinate reductase: MSEMGLVVVGAAGRMGQVLLRTVHAMDGVRIVGAIERSGSPHLGKDAGELAGIGIINVAVSDDPLAAFAKADGVLDFTVPAATVEFAGYAAQARIAHVIGTTGCSTEDDARIAAAARHATIVKSGNMSLGVNLLSVLVEKAAQALGPEDFDIEILEMHHRHKVDAPSGTALLLGEAAAEGRKIALADNSVRVRDGHTGVREAGTIGFATLRGGSVVGEHSVILAGSGERIVMSHLAEDRSIFARGAVKAALWAHGRKPGLYSMRDVLGL